A genome region from Bufo gargarizans isolate SCDJY-AF-19 chromosome 2, ASM1485885v1, whole genome shotgun sequence includes the following:
- the LOC122925916 gene encoding cornifelin homolog A-like: MQSVSIQPAPVPHMVTTVTHMSTNDWSSGICDCCDDMGICCLAFWCFPCFQCSTVNDFGECLCLPLLEHMSSDFPIISLAMRTAVRERHKIPGSIFSDCCTVCWCLSCSWCQMAREIKTRKKPITFMTAYTTPVSAMYTNKP, encoded by the exons ATGCAGAGCGTGTCCATCCAGCCAGCGCCGGTACCACATATGGTGACAACAGTCACTCACATGTCCACAAATGACTGGAGCTCAGGAATCTGTGACTGCTGTGATGACATGGGGATAT GCTGCTTAGCGTTCTggtgcttcccctgcttccagtGTTCCACGGTGAATGATTTCGGGGAGTGCCTGTGCCTCCCGCTCCTCGAGCACATGAGCAGTGACTTCCCCATTATCTCCCTCGCAATGAGGACGGCCGTCCGAGAGCGCCATAAGATCCCG GGCTCCATCTTCTCTGACTGCTGCACGGTCTGCTGGTGCTTGTCCtgctcctggtgccagatggctcgTGAGATCAAGACACGCAAGAAGCCGATCACCTTTATGACAGCCTACACCACGCCTGTCTCCGCGATGTACACGAACAAGCCGTAG